From one Lolium rigidum isolate FL_2022 chromosome 4, APGP_CSIRO_Lrig_0.1, whole genome shotgun sequence genomic stretch:
- the LOC124706086 gene encoding C-terminal binding protein AN-like, translated as MLRGPAHPMPATAAAAAGGQPLVVTLNCLEDPSVERDALAGAAAVEHAPLSALSSGHVESAAVVLLTSLAFLPRAAQRRLRPWQLLLCLGSPDRAADAAAAAELGLRLVHVDANRAEEIADTVMALFLGLLRRTHLLSGHASSSAPSAAWLGSVQPLCRGMRRCRGLVLGIVGVNAAARCLATRSLAFRMSVLYFDPLYEGAGKTRRPSIVFPSAARRMDTLNDLLAASDLVSLHCTLTNDTTNILSAERLQHIKPGAFIVNTSSCQLIDDCALKQLLLDGTIAGCALDGAEGPQWMEAWVHEMPNVLILPRSADYSEEVWMEIREKAIAILQSFFFDGIVPNNAISDDDEALSEVGCEDDQLYKQANEHEQQTDESQLTLECDKRRAIYKPEVPEASASSQNIGSRSEGRRSRSGKKGKKRPARRRSQQKMDELSTVESGSNYSSRRDDDTVMSGRDQVLSSSSRFASPEDSKNKLRSSAESPMEIISEHKLPAGLGRKPPERLKDGFVVALRTRDNSGFHVSRERVAGGGWYLDIVSNATKRDPAAQFLITFKNKDMMGLRSFVAGGKLLQVNKKSELCFANHAFDVWESWTLEGSLLECCRLVNHRNPSAVLEVYIEILAAVSEEDGVTRWLD; from the exons ATGCTGCGCGGCCCGGCCCACCCCATGccggcgaccgccgccgccgccgccggcgggcaGCCGCTGGTGGTGACGCTCAACTGCCTCGAGGACCCGTCGGTGGAGCGGGACGCGCTGGCCGGCGCGGCGGCTGTGGAGCACGCGCCGCTCTCCGCGCTCTCCTCGGGCCACGTGGAGTCCGCCGCGGTCGTGCTCCTCACCTCGCTCGCCTTCCTCCCGCGCGCCGCGCAGCGCCGGCTCCGGCCATGGCAGCTTCTGCTGTGCCTGGGATCGCCCGACCGCGCCGcggacgccgccgcggccgctgagctcggcctccgcctcgtcCACGTCGACGCCAACCGCGCCGAGGAGATCGCTGACACGGTCATGGCgctcttcctcggcctcctccgtcgcACCCACCTGCTCTCCGGGCACGCGTCCTCCTCCGCGCCGTCCGCCGCGTGGCTCGGCTCCGTCCAGCCGCTGTGCCGAGGCATGCGGCGCTGCCGTGGGCTCGTACTCGGCATCGTCGGCGTCAACGCCGCCGCGCGGTGCCTCGCCACACGCAGCCTCGCCTTCCGCATGAGCGTGCTCTACTTCGATCCGCTCTACGAG GGTGCTGGCAAAACAAGGAGGCCTTCTATTGTATTTCCTTCTGCTGCCAGAAGAATGGATACTCTGAATGATTTATTGGCAGCAAGCGACCTTGTTTCACTTCACTGTACGTTAACAAATGATACAACAAACATACTTAGTGCTGAGCGCCTGCAGCACATAAAACCTG GAGCTTTCATTGTCAATACAAGTAGCTGCCAGCTGATAGATGACTGTGCACTCAAACAACTCTTGCTCGATGGCACTATAGCTGGATGCGCATTGGATGGTGCTGAAGGTCCACAATGGATGGAAGCATGG GTACATGAGATGCCAAATGTGTTAATTCTTCCTCGAAGTGCAGACTACAGTGAAGAAGTGTGGATGGAAATTAGAGAGAAAGCAATCGCAATATTACAGTCCTTTTTCTTTGATGGCATTGTTCCAAACAATGCTATTTCTGATGACGATGAAGCATTAAGTGAAGTTGGTTGTGAAGATGATCAGCTATATAAACAGGCAAATGAACACGAACAGCAGACAGATGAAAGCCAATTGACTCTAGAGTGTGACAAGAGAAGAGCTATCTACAAGCCGGAAGTCCCTGAAGCTTCAGCGTCGTCCCAAAATATTGGCTCCAGATCAGAAGGAAGACGCAGCCGATCTGGGAAGAAAGGGAAAAAGAGACCTGCACGGCGCAGATCTCAACAGAAGATGGATGAGTTGTCAACTGTGGAGAGTGGAAGTAATTATTCTTCACGTCGAGATGATGATACCGTAATGAGTGGCAGGGATCAGGTGTTAAGTTCAAGTTCACGATTTGCTTCCCCTGAGGACTCCAAAAATAAGCTCAGGTCTTCTGCGGAATCTCCAATGGAAATAATTTCTGAACATAAGTTACCTGCAGGGCTTGGTAGAAAGCCTCCTGAGAGGCTCAAAGATGGCTTTGTTGTTGCCCTAAGGACAAGAGATAATTCGGGTTTTCATGTTTCAAGAGAAAGAGTCGCTGGTGGTGGCTGGTATCTTGATATTGTGTCAAATGCTACAAAGAGAGATCCTGCTGCTCAGTTCCTAATCACATTTAAAAATAAG GATATGATGGGACTGCGATCTTTCGTTGCTGGGGGCAAACTATTGCAG GTTAATAAGAAGTCGGAGCTTTGTTTCGCCAATCATGCTTTTGATGTTTGGGAGAGCTGGACGCTGGAAGGATCTTTACTGGAATGTTGCAGACTGGTCAACCACAGAAATCCTTCG GCTGTATTGGAGGTCTACATTGAGATCCTCGCAGCCGTGAGCGAAGAAGATGGCGTCACCAGGTGGCTCGATTGA
- the LOC124706087 gene encoding protein PAM68, chloroplastic-like gives MAALLHQAALQPPHPTPHPNHPWMHSSLATSMLSPPHAAPSKRQPAPARRLHAAGNGNGSGVDTPAADSASTNAPPSLKKTSRKEKLRQQQRVREREEQQQLLLKESLVEAAREEESRRGGNDDDEIPQVVFDRILKRILFTVGIPMASGVALLNIYDALKRGGGLEVPSWVQLLTILLSFGTSAGGIAYGTLSTSWDPDKEGSLLGIDELQTNWPELWKEDDKKDDE, from the coding sequence ATGGCCGCCTTGCTCCACCAAGCGGCTCTCCAGCCACCTCACCCCACCCCACACCCCAATCATCCATGGATGCACAGCTCCCTCGCCACGTCCATGCTCTCACCACCTCACGCAGCGCCCTCCAAACGACAACCAGCCCCAGCCCGGCGGCTGCACGCAGCCGGCAACGGGAACGGCAGCGGCGTCGACACACCAGCCGCGGACAGCGCAAGCACGAACGCGCCGCCCAGCTTGAAGAAGACGAGCCGCAAAGAGAagctgcggcagcagcagcgtgTACGGGagcgggaggagcagcagcagctgctCCTGAAGGAGTCGCTCGTCGAGGCCGCCCGCGAAGAGGAAAGCCGCCGCGGCGGCAATGACGACGACGAGATACCGCAGGTGGTGTTCGACCGCATCCTCAAGCGGATCCTGTTCACGGTGGGCATCCCGATGGCGTCGGGCGTCGCCCTCCTCAACATCTACGACGCGCTCAAGCGCGGGGGCGGGTTGGAGGTGCCGTCCTGGGTGCAGCTGCTCACCATTCTCCTCTCATTCGGCACGTCGGCGGGAGGGATCGCTTACGGCACGCTGTCGACGAGCTGGGACCCGGATAAGGAAGGCTCGCTGCTCGGCATCGACGAGCTCCAGACCAACTGGCCCGAGCTATGGAAGGAAGATGACAAAAAGGATGATGAATAA